In the Catharus ustulatus isolate bCatUst1 chromosome 18, bCatUst1.pri.v2, whole genome shotgun sequence genome, one interval contains:
- the SF3A1 gene encoding splicing factor 3A subunit 1 — protein sequence MPAGPVQAVPPAQPAPPAESKPPEEEPKEEAAPAKPVVGIIYPPPEVRNIVDKTASFVARNGPEFEARIRQNEINNPKFNFLNPNDPYHAYYRHKVSEFKEGKAQEPSAAIPKVMQQQQSAQQQLPQKVQAQVIQETVVPKEPPPEFEFIADPPSISAFDLDVVKLTAQFVARNGRQFLTQLMQKEQRNYQFDFLRPQHSLFNYFTKLVEQYTKILIPPKGLLLKLKKEAENPKEVLDQVYYRVEWAKFQERERKKEEEEKEKERVAYAQIDWHDFVVVETVDFQPNEQGNFPPPTTPEELGARILIQERYEKFGESEEVEMEVESDEEDEKQEKTDEPPAQLDQDTQVQDMDEGSDDEDEGQKVPPPPETPMPPPLPPTPDQVIVRKDYDPKASKPLPPAPAPDEYLVSPITGEKIPASKMQEHMRIGLLDPRWLEQRDRSIREKQSDDEVYAPGLDIESSLKQLAERRTDIFGVEETAIGKKIGEEEIQKPEEKVTWDGHSGSMARTQQAAQANITLQEQIEAIHKAKGLVPEDDSKEKIGPSKPNEIPQPPPPSSASNPPASAQPITSVPRPPTMPPPVRAAVVSAVPVMPRPPMTSVVRLPPGSVIATPMPPIIHTPRINVVPMPPSAPPIMSPRPPPMIVPTAFVPAPPVAPVPSPAPMPPVHPPPPMEDEPVSKKLKSEDSLIPEEEFLRRNKGPVTVKVQVPNMQDKTEWKLNGQVLVFTLPLSDQVSVIKVKIHEATGMPAGKQKLQYEGIFIKDSNSLAYYNMTSGSLIHLALKERGGRKK from the exons CCAGAAGAGGAGCCAAAAGAGGAAGCAGCACCAGCCAAGCCTGTGGTAGGAATTATTTACCCTCCTCCAGAGGTCAGGAATATTGTGGACAAGACTGCCAGCTTTGTAGCCAG AAATGGTCCAGAATTTGAAGCCCGAATTCgtcaaaatgaaataaataaccCCAAGTTCAACTTCTTGAACCCCAACGACCCTTACCATGCCTACTACCGGCACAAGGTCAGCGAGTTCAAGGAGGGCAAAGCCCAGGAGCCTTCAGCTGCCATCCCCAAGgtcatgcagcagcagcagagtgcccagcagcagctcccacagaaG GTGCAAGCCCAGGTGATCCAGGAGACCGTGGTTCCGAAGGAGCCCCCGCCTGAGTTCGAGTTCATCGCGGACCCTCCGTCCATCTCGGCCTTCGACCTGGACGTGGTGAAGCTCACGGCGCAGTTCGTGGCCCGCAACGGGAGGCAGTTCCTCACCCAGCTCatgcagaaggagcagaggaattACCAGTTTGATTTCCTTcgcccccagcacagcctgttcAACTACTTCACCAAGCTGGTGGAGCAGTACACAAAG ATCTTGATCCCACCGAAGGGTTTACTCCTCAAGCTCAAGAAGGAAGCCGAAAATCCCAAGGAAGTCCTGGATCAG GTCTATTACAGAGTGGAGTGGGCCAAGTTCCAGGAGcgagagagaaagaaggaagaggaggagaaggagaaggagcgTGTTGCTTATGCCCAGATTGACTGGCACGACTTCGTGGTTGTGGAAACAGTTGACTTCCAGCCCAATGAGCAAG GGAATTTCCCTCCTCCCACCactccagaggagctgggagctcgAATCCTGATCCAGGAGCGTTATGAGAAGTTTGGGGAAAGTGAGGAGGTGGAGATGGAGGTGGAATCAGATGAGGAGGatgaaaaacaagagaaaacagatgagcctccagcccagctggatcAAGACACACAAGTGCAGGATATGGATGAG GGGtcagatgatgaagatgaaggtCAGAaggttcctcctcctccagaaaCCCCAATGCCACCCCCACTCCCTCCCACACCAGATCAGGTCATTGTGCGGAAAGATTACGATCCCAAAG cCTCAAAACCATTACCACCCGCCCCGGCTCCGGATGAGTACCTGGTGTCTCCCATCACTGGAGAAAAGATTCCTGCCAGTAAAATGCAGGAGCACATGAGGATTGGGCTCCTGGATCCGCGGTGGCTGGAGCAGCGGGATCGATCCATCCGGGAGAAGCAGAGTGATGACGAGGTCTATGCCCCAG gTTTGGATATTGAGAGCAGCCTGAAGCAGCTGGCAGAGCGTCGTACTGATATCTTTGGTGTAGAAGAGACTGCCATTGGTAAAAAGATTGGTGAAGAAGAGATCCAGAAACCAGAGGAAAAG GTGACCTGGGACGGCCACTCAGGCAGCATGGCCCGCACACAGCAGGCTGCTCAGGCCAATATCACTCTGCAAGAGCAAATTGAAGCCATCCACAAGGCCAAGGGACTGGTGCCAGAGGATGACAGCAAGGAGAAGATTGGGCCCAGCAAACCCAATGAGATACCCCAGCcaccccctccctcctcagcctccaaccctcctgccagtGCCCAGCCCATCACATCTGTACCTCGTCCACCCACT ATGCCTCCTCCCGTCCGTGCCGCCGTGGTTTCTGCAGTTCCGGTCATGCCTCGTCCCCCCATGACTTCCGTGGTCCGGCTGCCCCCAGGATCCGTCATAGCCACCCCCATGCCTCCCATCATCCACACCCCACGGATCAACGTGGTGCCCATGcccccctctgctccccccaTCATgagcccccgcccgccccccatGATAGTCCCCACAG CTtttgtccctgctcctcctgtggcTCCGGTCCCGTCCCCGGCGCCGATGCCTCCCGTTCACCCCCCGCCACCCATGGAGGATGAGCCAGTCTCCAAGAAACTGAAGAGTGAGGACAGCCTGATTCcagaggaggaatttctgcGCAGAAACAAG GGCCCGGTCACGGTCAAAGTCCAGGTTCCCAACATGCAGGACAAGACAGAATGGAAGCTGAATGGCCAAGTGCTGGTGTTCACCCTGCCCCTCTCAGACCAG GTGTCTGTTATAAAGGTTAAGATCCACGAGGCCACAGGGATGCCAGCTgggaagcagaagctgcagtaTGAG GGCATCTTCATCAAGGATTCCAACTCCCTGGCTTATTACAACATGACGAGTGGCTCTCTGATTCACCTGGCACTCAAAGAGAGAGGAGGCAGGAAGAAATAG
- the TBC1D10A gene encoding TBC1 domain family member 10A, with translation MAKSRGGGGPSSPGGRSLAGTRESLADPGCDELSSLGSDSEINGGGPEERRVDKFGFIVGSRGAEGTLEEVPLEVLRQRESKWLDMLNNWDKWMAKKHKKIRLRCQKGIPPSLRGRAWQYLSGSKVKLEQNMGKFDELDLLTGDPKWLDVIERDLHRQFPFHEMFVSRGGHGQQDLFRVLKAYTLYRPEEGYCQAQAPIAAVLLMHMPAEQAFWCLVQICEKYLPGYYSEKLEAIQLDGQILFSLLHKVSPVAYKHLSKQKIDPILYMTEWFMCAFSRTLPWSSVLRVWDMFFCEGVKIIFRVGLVLLKHTLGSSDKLKSCQGQYETMERLRALSPKIMQEAFLVQEVIELPVTERQIEREHLIQLKKWRETHGELQCKSPPRLHGAKAISEAEPAPRKALESVPSIFVSPGPAPVPKARKSKEKSREKGPASPANGPGAEGNGAPGTTRELLHPQASPHHQSKESLSSRESEDTYL, from the exons ATGGCCAAGAgccgcgggggcggcgggcccAGCTCGCCCGGCGGGCGCAGCCTGGCGGGCACCCGCGAGAGTCTCGCCGACCCCGGCTGCGATGAGCTTAGTTCGCTCGGCTCCGACTCCGAAATCAACGGCGGCGGCCCCGAGGAGCGGCGCGTCGATAAGTTCGGCTTTATCGTGGGCAGCCGCGGCGCCGAGGGGAC GCTGGAGGAGGTGCCCTTGGAGGTGCTCCGGCAGCGGGAATCTAAATGGCTGGATATGCTCAACAACTGGGACAAGTGGATGGCCAAAAAACACAAGAAG ATCCGGCTGCGGTGCCAGAAGGGTATCCCGCCCTCACTGCGGGGCCGTGCCTGGCAGTACCTCTCTGGAAGCAAGGTCAAACTGGAGCAGAACATGGGCAAGTTTGAT GAACTGGACCTCCTCACAGGAGATCCAAAGTGGCTGGATGTGATTGAGCGGGATCTCCATCGGCAGTTCCCCTTTCATGAGATGTTCGTGTCACGTGGAGGCCATGG gcagcaggacctGTTCCGGGTGCTGAAGGCGTACACGCTGTACCGCCCAGAGGAGGGCTACTGCCAGGCCCAGGCGCCCATCGCCGCCGTCCTGCTCATGCACATGCCGGCCGAG CAAGCATTCTGGTGCCTGGTGCAGATCTGTGAGAAGTACCTACCTGGCTACTACAGCGAGAAACTG GAAGCCATCCAGCTGGACGGACAGATCCTCTTCTCACTGCTGCACAAGGTCTCACCTGTAGCCTACAAGCACCTGAGCAAGCAGAAGATTGACCCCATCCTGTACATGACGGAGTGGTTCATGTGCGCCTTCTCCCGCACACTGCCCTGGAGCTCCGTCCTGCGTGTCTGGGACATGTTCTTCTGTGAAG GAGTGAAGATCATCTTCCGGGTGGGCCTGGTGCTGCTCAAACACACCCTGGGCTCCTCGGACAAGCTCAAATCCTGCCAGGGCCAGTATGAGACCATGGAGAGGCTGAGGGCCCTCAGCCCCAAAATCATGCAGGAAGCCTTCCTGGTGCAGGAG GTCATCGAGCTGCCGGTGACGGAGCGTCAGATCGAGCGGGAGCACCTGATCCAGCTGAAAAAGTGGCGGGAGACGCACGGGGAGCTGCAGTGCAAGTCCCCCCCGCGCCTGCACGGCGCCAAGGCCATCAGCGAGGCGGAGCCTGCGCCGCGCAAGGCGCTCGAGTCCGTCCCCTCCATCTTCGTCtcccccgggcccgcccccgtGCCCAAGGCCCGCAAGAGCAAGGAGAAGAGCCGGGAAAAGGGCCCGGCCAGTCCCGCCAACGGCCCCGGGGCCGAGGGCAACGGGGCGCCCGGCACGACCCGGGAGCTGCTGCACCCCCAGGCCTCTCCCCACCACCAGTCCAAGGAGAGCCTGAGCTCCCGGGAGAGCGAGGACACGTACTTGTAG
- the CASTOR1 gene encoding cytosolic arginine sensor for mTORC1 subunit 1 isoform X2 has protein sequence MDLHILEHRVRVLSLARRGLWLYTHPLLKLLFLPQRCRCKFFSLTETPEDYTVMLDEEGFKELPPSEFMQVADSTWLVLSVVSNGREPPGCQATGVTKIARSVIAPLAEHHVSVLMLSTYQTDFILVRERDLPVVIHTLAGEFDIYREESGECVPVTCDDVSNGFLKPKPPTSPTLHPVQSPQTRFCVLTVAPDTLPAIATMLIDVLFYSHGPPWDAATSSQDLDSITFFSFSLIEGYISIVMDAETQKRFPSDLLLTSSTGELWRMVRIGGQPLGFDECGIVAQIAEPLAAADISAYYISTFNFDHALVPEEGIAEVIQLLQQRQEKGR, from the exons aTGGACCTGCACATCTTGGAGCACCGGGTGCGGGTGCTGAGCCTGGCCCGCCGCGGGCTCTGGCTCTACACCCACCCGCTGCTCAAGCTGCTCTTCCTGCCCCAGCGCTGCCG atGCAAGTTCTTCAGCCTGACGGAGACCCCCGAGGACTACACAGTCATGCTGGACGAGGAGGGCTTCAAAG AGCTGCCACCCTCCGAGTTCATGCAGGTGGCAGATTCCACATGGCTGGTGCTCAGTGTCGTCTCCAACGGGCGGGAACCCCCTGGCTGCCAGGCTACCGGTGTCACCAAGATTGCCCGGTCGGTCATCGCACCGCTGGCCGAGCACCACGTCTCGGTGCTGATGCTCTCCACGTACCAGACTGACTTCATCCTG GTGCGGGAGCGGGACCTGCCTGTTGTGATCCACACGCTGGCTGGGGAGTTCGACATCTACAGGGAGGAGAGTGGCGAGTGTGTCCCTGTTACCTGCGATGATGTGAGCAACGGCTTCCTCAAGCCCAAGCCAC CCACCAGCCCCACGCTGCACCCGgtgcagagcccccagacccgCTTCTGTGTCCTGACGGTGGCCCCCGACACGCTTCCCGCCATCGCCACCATGCTCATCGACGTCCTCTTCTACTCCCACGG CCCCCCATGGGAtgcagccaccagcagccaggACCTCGACTCCATcaccttcttctctttctcGCTCATCGAGGGCTACATCTCCATCGTGATGGATGCCGAGACCCAGAAGCG CTTCCCCAGTGACCTCCTGCTGACCAGCTCCACAGGGGAGCTGTGGCGGATGGTGCGGATCGGGGGGCAGCCCCTCGGCTTCG ATGAGTGTGGCATCGTGGCACAGATCGCGGAGCCGCTGGCAGCTGCCGACATCTCGGCCTATTACATCAGCACCTTCAACTTCGATCACGCCTTG GTCCCCGAGGAGGGCATCGCCGAGGtcatccagctgctgcagcagcggCAGGAGAAGGGCAGATAG
- the CASTOR1 gene encoding cytosolic arginine sensor for mTORC1 subunit 1 isoform X3, with amino-acid sequence MDLHILEHRVRVLSLARRGLWLYTHPLLKLLFLPQRCRCKFFSLTETPEDYTVMLDEEGFKELPPSEFMQVADSTWLVLSVVSNGREPPGCQATGVTKIARSVIAPLAEHHVSVLMLSTYQTDFILVRERDLPVVIHTLAGEFDIYREESGECVPVTCDDVSNGFLKPKPPTSPTLHPVQSPQTRFCVLTVAPDTLPAIATMLIDVLFYSHGPPWDAATSSQDLDSITFFSFSLIEGYISIVMDAETQKRFPSDLLLTSSTGELWRMVRIGGQPLGFDECGIVAQIAEPLAAADISAYYISTFNFDHASPRRASPRSSSCCSSGRRRADSGWLSPH; translated from the exons aTGGACCTGCACATCTTGGAGCACCGGGTGCGGGTGCTGAGCCTGGCCCGCCGCGGGCTCTGGCTCTACACCCACCCGCTGCTCAAGCTGCTCTTCCTGCCCCAGCGCTGCCG atGCAAGTTCTTCAGCCTGACGGAGACCCCCGAGGACTACACAGTCATGCTGGACGAGGAGGGCTTCAAAG AGCTGCCACCCTCCGAGTTCATGCAGGTGGCAGATTCCACATGGCTGGTGCTCAGTGTCGTCTCCAACGGGCGGGAACCCCCTGGCTGCCAGGCTACCGGTGTCACCAAGATTGCCCGGTCGGTCATCGCACCGCTGGCCGAGCACCACGTCTCGGTGCTGATGCTCTCCACGTACCAGACTGACTTCATCCTG GTGCGGGAGCGGGACCTGCCTGTTGTGATCCACACGCTGGCTGGGGAGTTCGACATCTACAGGGAGGAGAGTGGCGAGTGTGTCCCTGTTACCTGCGATGATGTGAGCAACGGCTTCCTCAAGCCCAAGCCAC CCACCAGCCCCACGCTGCACCCGgtgcagagcccccagacccgCTTCTGTGTCCTGACGGTGGCCCCCGACACGCTTCCCGCCATCGCCACCATGCTCATCGACGTCCTCTTCTACTCCCACGG CCCCCCATGGGAtgcagccaccagcagccaggACCTCGACTCCATcaccttcttctctttctcGCTCATCGAGGGCTACATCTCCATCGTGATGGATGCCGAGACCCAGAAGCG CTTCCCCAGTGACCTCCTGCTGACCAGCTCCACAGGGGAGCTGTGGCGGATGGTGCGGATCGGGGGGCAGCCCCTCGGCTTCG ATGAGTGTGGCATCGTGGCACAGATCGCGGAGCCGCTGGCAGCTGCCGACATCTCGGCCTATTACATCAGCACCTTCAACTTCGATCACGC GTCCCCGAGGAGGGCATCGCCGAGGtcatccagctgctgcagcagcggCAGGAGAAGGGCAGATAGcggctggctgtccccacactga
- the CASTOR1 gene encoding cytosolic arginine sensor for mTORC1 subunit 1 isoform X1, giving the protein MDLHILEHRVRVLSLARRGLWLYTHPLLKLLFLPQRCRCKFFSLTETPEDYTVMLDEEGFKELPPSEFMQVADSTWLVLSVVSNGREPPGCQATGVTKIARSVIAPLAEHHVSVLMLSTYQTDFILVRERDLPVVIHTLAGEFDIYREESGECVPVTCDDVSNGFLKPKPPTSPTLHPVQSPQTRFCVLTVAPDTLPAIATMLIDVLFYSHGSPPWDAATSSQDLDSITFFSFSLIEGYISIVMDAETQKRFPSDLLLTSSTGELWRMVRIGGQPLGFDECGIVAQIAEPLAAADISAYYISTFNFDHALVPEEGIAEVIQLLQQRQEKGR; this is encoded by the exons aTGGACCTGCACATCTTGGAGCACCGGGTGCGGGTGCTGAGCCTGGCCCGCCGCGGGCTCTGGCTCTACACCCACCCGCTGCTCAAGCTGCTCTTCCTGCCCCAGCGCTGCCG atGCAAGTTCTTCAGCCTGACGGAGACCCCCGAGGACTACACAGTCATGCTGGACGAGGAGGGCTTCAAAG AGCTGCCACCCTCCGAGTTCATGCAGGTGGCAGATTCCACATGGCTGGTGCTCAGTGTCGTCTCCAACGGGCGGGAACCCCCTGGCTGCCAGGCTACCGGTGTCACCAAGATTGCCCGGTCGGTCATCGCACCGCTGGCCGAGCACCACGTCTCGGTGCTGATGCTCTCCACGTACCAGACTGACTTCATCCTG GTGCGGGAGCGGGACCTGCCTGTTGTGATCCACACGCTGGCTGGGGAGTTCGACATCTACAGGGAGGAGAGTGGCGAGTGTGTCCCTGTTACCTGCGATGATGTGAGCAACGGCTTCCTCAAGCCCAAGCCAC CCACCAGCCCCACGCTGCACCCGgtgcagagcccccagacccgCTTCTGTGTCCTGACGGTGGCCCCCGACACGCTTCCCGCCATCGCCACCATGCTCATCGACGTCCTCTTCTACTCCCACGG CAGCCCCCCATGGGAtgcagccaccagcagccaggACCTCGACTCCATcaccttcttctctttctcGCTCATCGAGGGCTACATCTCCATCGTGATGGATGCCGAGACCCAGAAGCG CTTCCCCAGTGACCTCCTGCTGACCAGCTCCACAGGGGAGCTGTGGCGGATGGTGCGGATCGGGGGGCAGCCCCTCGGCTTCG ATGAGTGTGGCATCGTGGCACAGATCGCGGAGCCGCTGGCAGCTGCCGACATCTCGGCCTATTACATCAGCACCTTCAACTTCGATCACGCCTTG GTCCCCGAGGAGGGCATCGCCGAGGtcatccagctgctgcagcagcggCAGGAGAAGGGCAGATAG